CACGTTTTCAATCCCCTCGGCGCCGCAAAAACGGGTCATGGCAAAGGGCAGGTCTGCAGAAACACAGACCACGACGGCGTTGTCCAGAGACGCGGCCTTTTCGTTAAAGGTTCGTACGGAGGTGGCGCAGGTGCCGGTATCGACCGATGGAAAGATATTCAGCACGATGCGTTTGCCAGCGAGATCTTCCAGCGTGAGGTCGGAGAGATCGCCCTGTACCAGGGTAAATGCCGGTGCCTTACTGCCAACCGCCGGCAGCTGGCCGACAGTTTCTACCGGGTTTCCTTTCATTGTGACTTTCGCCATTTTGTCATCCTTAATTGAGCCGTTGAATTGTAGTGGCAGCATGCACGACAGCAAAAGCCTGCGTCAATGCAATACTCCGCCAAGCTGGTTGAGTAGTGCTCTTAATTACTTCTGTGGCAGTGACGCTACCGGGTGCGGTCTTGCGAGACACGCCGTAAACCCATCCATGGGGGCTCTTCCGCGAGGTCCCTCTCGCGGAAGGTCTCGCAAGACCGCACCCGGCATCGCCACTTTCGCCCGCGATTGTCTTGCGTCGGTCATAGCTCGCTGGCCGTCATTTTTATCAGTGTTCGGCCGGCACCCGTCCGAAGTCGCCTTCCATTTCCGCAGCGAGGAAAGACATCACCACCCAGGCGGCAACGTTCTGCTTCAGGTTTTCCGGGTCCACCTTGTCCAGGGTATCGTTGGGCGTGTGGTGATAATCGAAATAATCGGTACCGTCCTGGTACAGGCCCATGGCCGGTACGCCGTTGGCAACGAAGACACTGCTGTCCGGGCCGCCGGAAGATTCGTTGTTGCCGCGCTCGATGCCCAGTGGCGCCAGCAACTGCATCATCTGATCGGCGATGGCGAATTTGCTCTCCGGGATCCGAGTGTCAAAGCGCCATACCTTGCCGGCGCCGAAATCGGACTCTGAGACCATGATGATTTTGTCCAGATCGTCTTTATGGGCATCCACATACTGACGCGCGCCAACCAGGCCAATTTCCTCGGCACCAAACAGCACGACACGCAGGGTACGGCGGGGGCGCTGGGGCAGTTCGGAGATAAGGCGCGCGGTTTCCATCACGATGGCCACGCCGGCCCCGTCGTCGAGGGCACCGGTGCCTTCATCCCAACTGTCCAGGTGGGCACCGATCAGCACCACTTCTTCCGGTTTCTCGCGGCCGACTACTTCACCAACAACATTGAAAGACGGACCGTCGGCCAGGCGCTGGTTTTCCACGTCCAGTTTTACTTCTACCGGCTTGCCACGCTCCAGCATGGCTTCGAGCAGGTTGGCATCCGGGGCGGAAAGCGCCAGCGCCGGCACCGGGTTTTCAACGCCGTCGATGGACATCATGCCAGTGTGTGCGAAGCGATCGGAATCGGTGCCCACTGAGCGCAGTAACAACGCGGCGGCGCCTTTCTCAGCTGCGGCACGCATGCCACGGCTGCGGCCCTGTACCGCGGGGCCGTAGCCTTCACCGGTGCGGGCGCGCTCCATACGCTTGTTGATAAAGGCGATTTTGCCTTTGATCTTCTTTTCGGGCGCATTGATCAATGCTTCCACATCTGCAAATTCGACGATCTCTGCGGTCAGGCCGCCTTTAGGCGTGGCGGCACCGTAACCGAGGGAACTGACTACCAGCGGCTGTGGATAGGGGGCGGTGACCTCGGCGTGCGCGTGCCCCCGCGCCCAGCGTTTTACGTCGATTTGCTCGGTGTAAACGCGGTCAAAACCGAGTTTTTTCATCTTCTGCTGCGCCCAGGCAACAGCGCGCTTGTCGCCCTCGGTGCCGGCGCGGCGCGGTCCGACTTCCACGGTAAGCGATTCCACCAGGCTGTATGCGTCGGAAGATTCCAGTGCGCGCTCCCGCAATACTTCGGCCACGGACAGGTCTTCTTTATCCAGCGGCACAGCATGGACACTCGCCATCAGCACTGCAGCGGCAATGCCGCCGGTAAAGCGCAAAACAGGTTTCAGCATATTCTTCTCCAGTTACAGCTATTTAAATTATTCGGTATTGGTCTTGGTATCCATATCGTCAAGCAGTCGCTGGCGAACCTCGCGCAGCTGTTGCAACCCTTTATCCGTAAACAGGTAGGGCATATGGCCAGTGTACTCGGATTCTTCAATCTGCAGACACTTCAGTCGCATCGCTTCCAGCGTTGGGTCGTGCCGCATGGGGTAACCGGTGAGTACCCGCCATTCGTTATCGTCCGCCTGACCGGCGATCACATCTTCCAGCCCCCGCAGGAACTGTGCCCGCTCCATGCGAAATCGCGGGGTGCGCATATGCATCAGTCCCCAGATGATCAGTGCAAATACCGCAAAAGACAGGCATACGGTTATGACGATGGTCATGGCTTACGCCTCCAGTAACAGTTTCACAGCCACCAACAGGGTGGCAACAATAATGACTGGTCTCACCAGGCCCACCCCACGGGCGATCACTAGGTTGGAGCCGAGACGCGCACCCACGAATTGGGCAACAGACATACAGATCGCAAGCCCCCACAACAGGTGACCACCGGCCATAAACAGCAACATGGACGTGGTATTGGTGGCGAGCACCAGCGGTTTGGTATGCGCGGTGGCCCTACGCATGTTGTACCCCAGTAGTGCAGCAAAAGCGAGGGCGTAAAAGGAGCCCATCCCCGGCCCGAAAAATCCGCCGTACAAGCCGATCCCGCCCCCGATAAACACGTTAAACGAACCATTGCCCATGCGGGGCTTGCGGTCGAGATCGGAGATGCTGGGAGAAAAGGCAAAGTACAGCGCGATTGCAATCAGCAGGATTGGCAGCAAGGTGCGCAACTGCTCCCCACCGAGCCGGGTCACGCTCCAGGTCCCGACTGCAGAGCCTATCGCCGCTGCCAGTAATCCAGGCCACAAGGGACGAAAATCAAGATGGCCTTTGCGGAAAAAGTTCAGGGTGGAAGACAGGGTACCGAACACGCTCTGAAACTTGTTGGTCCCCAGGGCATCCAGCGGGGGAATCCCGGCCCACAACAGCGCCGGCAATGTGATCATACCGCCGGCACCGGCGATGGAGCTGATAAAACCGGCAGCAAAGGCGACCGCGGTCAGAATAACCAGCGTCAAGGATGTCAATTCACCGGTAAACGCCGTCACTGCGTCTCCGCGTCAGTGCATGTTGTTACAAGAGCAACGGACTCACGGCACATCGACAAAATCGGTCTGGTTTTCCGGATTACGTCCCTGGTACTTGTGAAAACGCTTCTGGATTTCTTGCATATCCACGTCCAGTTTACCGGTCGGACGATACAGGGAGTCCACCACCACACGTTTGGTGGGAAAATCCCAGGCTACCAGCAATACCGGTACATTGGCGGCATAGGCAATACGCAGAAACCCGTTTTTCCAGCGCGCGGTTTTCTGACGCGTGCCTTCCGGGGTGATCGCCACCCACATTTTTTCATTCTGCCGGAACTGGCTGGCAACCTGCTTGGCCATGCCACCCGCAGCGGCGCGGTCCGTGGGAATCCCACCGAGCCATTTGAACAGGTTCTTGAACGGGAAGAAAAAGGCCTCTCGCTTCATCAGCCAGGAGGCTTTGAGTTTAAGGGCCATGATAAATGGCATCGCCACCACAAAGTCCCAGTTGGAGGTGTGCGGGGCCAGAGCCACCATCAGCTTTTTCTCCGGCGGGAACTCTCCTTCGAGACGCCATCCGAGCAGTTTCACGATTAGCAGCCCGATGCCCCCGGTAAAGCCGTTGCCGGCTCGCGGCATCTCATCGGGTAACTGGGCCGGAATGGTGGGTTTTCTATTGCTCGCCACGTGTGTGAGACCTCTGCCTTGTACTGTCTGTAGGTGGTGCGTCTGTTGTTTTGAAACCGTGTTGTCAGTGCTCGCGGGTCGCGTAGAAACGCACATCCGGGTAGCGCTCTTCTGCAAGCTGCAGGTTCACCCTGGTAGGCGCCAGGTAAGTCAGGTGACCGGAGCCATCTACCGCCAGGTGGGTGCTGGCCTTGCGTTTGAAGTTTTCCAGTTCCTTGGCACTCTCACTGTCCACCCAGCGCGCGGTATTCACGCTGACGTTTTCGTAGATGGCCTCCACTTTGTATTCGTCTTTCAAGCGGTAGGCCACCACTTCAAACTGCAGCACCCCCACAGCGCCGACAATGATGTCGTTATTGTCGAGCGGGAAAAATACCTGGGTGGACCCCTCTTCCGAGAGCTGTTGCAGACCTTTCTGCAGCTGCTTTAATTTTAGTGGATCTTTCAACCGGATACGGCGGAACAGTTCCGGTGCGAAGTTGGGGATACCAGTAAACTTGAGCGCTTCGCCTTCGGTAAAGGTATCGCCAATCTGGATGGTGCCGTGGTTGTGCAGGCCGATGATATCGCCGGCAATGGCCTCTTCCACATGGGTGCGGTCTCCGGCCATAAAGGTGACGGCGTCGGCGATTTTAATATCCTTGCCGATACGCACGTGTTTCATTTTCATGCCGCGACCGTAGGTACCGGAACACACGCGCATAAACGCGATGCGGTCGCGGTGCTTCGGATCCATATTCGCCTGGATCTTGAAAACGAACCCGGAGAATTTGTCTTCGTCCGGTTGCACGGTACGTTCGTTGGTTGCCCGCGGCTGGGGGCCCGGCGCCCATTCCACAAAACCGTCGAGCATTTCACGCACCCCGAAGTTGCCAAGCGCGGTGCCGAAGAACACAGGCGTCAACTCACCGGCCCGGTAGGCCTCCAGGTCAAACTCGTGGGTGGCACCGCGCACCAGTTCGATTTCATCGCGGATCTCTTCCGCCTCTTCGCCCAGCAACTCGGTGGCCTCGTCGGAGTCCAGCCCCTTGATCTGCACATCTTCCGGAATGGTGTGCCCCTGCCCCTGTTTGAACACATGAATGGTGTCGGTATACAGGTTGTACACGCCCTTGAAGTGTTGCCCTGAGCCCAGTGGCCAGTTGATTGGCGCAGCCTGAATATTCAGTACCTCTTCGATCTCATCCATCACTTCGATGGGGTCGCGGATATCGCGATCGAGCTTGTTGATGAAGGACAGAATCGGCGTGGTGCGCAGGCGACACACGTTCATCAGCTTGATGGTGCGATCCTCAACGCCCTTGGCGCCATCGATCACCATCAGCGCGGAATCCACCGCAGTAAGTACCCGGTAGGTATCCTCGGAGAAGTCTTCGTGCCCCGGGGTATCCAGCAGGTTCACCACTCGCTCCTTGTAAGGGAACTGCATAACAGAAGACGTCACCGAGATGCCCCGCTCCTGTTCCATGCTCATCCAGTCGGAACGGGCGTGGGGACCCTTTTTGCCCTTTACCGAACCTGCCAGCTGGATCGCGTTCCCGAACAGCAGCAGCTTCTCGGTCACCGTGGTTTTACCGGCGTCCGGGTGGGAAATGATGGCGAAGGTACGGCGGCCACTGATGCCCGCCAGGGAGGAAGATTGGGCCATAAAGCAAATATGCACAGCTGGATAAAAAACAGGCGCGCATTATACAGGAGAAGTGAGGGGCAAAAAGCGGCTGTCTTGGCAGGGGCGGAATAAGTAGCCAAAAGAAGCCGCCCTCAAATCGCAATGCGGCCCATTATCGTGGCTGAGGGCGAGGGTGGCGCTGCCGGGATCAGTCGACCCGGCAGCGCATATCGAAAGGACTAGAAAGAGACATTCACCCCGACCCAGAAGCTGCGAGCCTTGTCTTTGACGTTGTAGTCATCGGTAAACACCACCTCGCTCACCGCGCCGCGGCCGGTGACATAGTCGTATACGCCATCGCCATTGAGGTCTGTGTAGGAGGTGCTGTAAGAGGTGAAATCCTCATCCAACAGGTTATTGATGCGCCCGTTGACGGACACATACTCGTTGATCCGCAGGCGCGCCCCCAGGTTCAGCACCTCGTAGTTTTCAAAGTACAGGGGCTTGTCCAGCACATTGTCCCAGTCGCGGTAGCGGTCGGAACGCAGTTCTGCCTGCAGGTAGACATCCAGATCCGCGGTAGCCTGCCAATCGAGGGTCGCGTTGGCCATATGCTCGGCGGTGTTGGTGAGTGGTTGCCCCGCCTGTGCACCGCTCTTCTGCTCGCTGTCGATCCAGGTGTAGTTGCCCCGTAGTGACCAGCTCGGTGATAGCGATACCTGCCCGGCCAGCTCTACACCGCTGACTTCCACCTCGTCCACATTGATCTTCTGGCTGTAGGTCTGGTAGCCGAGCGCATCGTATTCCCCCAGGTTCACACACGGGCGGGCGCCACCGGTGCTTTCACAGCTCAGGATGGTATCGCCACGGGCAATCTTGTCCTTGAAGTCCGTCTGGAAGTAAGTGGCATTGAAGTTGTGCAGCCCGGACGGAGCCGTCCAGTACACCGCCAACTCTGAGTTGACGCTGGTTTCCGGCTCCAGGTCCGGGTTACCGGCAAAAGGCGAAGTACCCTGACCGCCAAAACCGGTGATGCCGTCATAAAGGTCGGTAGTCAGCGGGGTTTTGTAGCCGGTGCTTACACCGCCTTTCACGGTCCAATTGTCAGTCAGGGAATAGACACTGTAGAGACGTGGGGAGACCTGGCTACCGAACTGATCGTGGTTGTCGTAACGCACCCCCGCAGTGACCGTCATGCCCCCCACGGGCGTCCAGTTGTCTTCCACAAACAGGGAGTACATCTGGTGATCCTGCACACCGCCGGCGGCATTGTCTTCCATACCGAACACATCATCCTGCAACTCGCCATCGATCAGCTGGCCACCGACGACCAGCGCGTGATCACCGGCGAACCCGGACAGCGGGATATCCATACGCGCATCCAGGGTGTACTGATTGCTGGCGAGGGTGCGGGATGGACGCGGCAGGAATGTCTCTTCCGCCAGGGCCTTGCGCGCCTCTTCACTCATCCCCGCATATTCGCCGCTACCATCGTACATTGCCTGCAGCTCCAGACGCTCAGCCACGGTAAACGGCAGGGTACGCCCGGCATTATGGGTATCCACATAGCTCAGGGAGAGACTGCTGGACGCGAAGCCCCAATCGCCCTCATGGGACAGGGACCACCAGTCGCGGGTAAACATCTGATCCGCCGCGTAGCCGGTACGGGGGTTGACCTGTCCGCCGCGGGTCGCCCACACGGACTCGATATTATCTTTGGTGCCCAGGGGGTAGTTGATCTCACCCGTATTGACATCGAACGTCGGCGTGTTGTCGTAGACCTGCTCGGAGGTATCGTAGTTGAAACGGACAAACTGGCTGTCGCTGACCGTCCATGACAGGCTCAGACCGTACTGTTCACTGGTGTTATCCACTGTGCGACCACCACTGCCGAAGCCCATGGAGCGCACATGCACATCGCCATTGGGATCCACCGCGGGCTGGAATTCCGGGTTCGAGGCCAGGCGCTCATACACGCTGCCGTGCACACCAAGACTCAGCACACCGGGTACCAGCGGGCCGATCACATCGAAATCGGTGGTGAGATCATCGCCAAAGTTTTCATTGGTCTGCAGACTGCGGCCAAAACTGGCGCCGCCACTCCACTCATCGGAATGGCGCTTGGTGATCACATTGATCACACCACCGAGGGCATCGGCACCGTACAACGTGGACGCCGGCCCGCGAATCACCTCGATCCGCTCAATGGCATCCTGGGGCGGGATGTGATTGAACTGGTTGCCACCGAAATTGTTCGGGTAAATATCACCGTGGTTGTTCTGGCGCTTGCCATCGATCAACACCAGGGTGTAATCGCCGGTGAGGCCGCGCATACTGATGGAGCCCTGCCCGGTTTTATCGCGGGTGCTGCCGATATCGACCCCTTCCTGGTATTTCACGGCATCCAGCAACGTCGTGAAGGGGCGGGACTGAATCTCATCCTGACTGATGACCGAGATACTGGCGGGTGCATCGGTAATTTTCTGCTCGAAACCGGTGGCGGTAACCACTACGGTCTCCATCTGCGCGTCGTCCTGGACCGATTCCTGTCTGTCCAATTCCTGCGCCTGCACCCCCGCAACGGCCATGGCCACAGCCGCGCTAATCCCTTGCCAATAAAAGCGTTGCATCATCATTGTATCCTTTTTATCGATTTACCCGTGGCCTACCAGCCAGAGGCCGCGAATGATAACGATTATCAGGCTCATTACAACAACGTGGCGATTTTGCATAACAGATTGGCGTGAATTTCATAATTCAAGCGGGGAACTTTGCGGGAGTCGAAAATGTGCAGCAGGTGCGGCTTTCTTTATGGCCAGTCTTGATTCATGGCTCAGGCCACATTCAGTGACACACAGTAGTGGCACAGATGGCGGATTACCTCCTAAGATGATTGCCATTAAGGCCGACCGGGACATGGTTATGCCCCACCGTATTAAGCAGTACTGGAGAATTCTATGAGCGAAGCTTCAATCCGCGCATTGCAGGACCTACTGGGCCAGCACGGCTTGCAGGGTTTTCTGATCCCGCGTTGCGACGAGTATCAGAATGAATACGTACCCGCTGCCGATGAACGGCTTGCCTGGCTTACCGGCTTTACCGGCTCAGCCGGACTCGCCGCGATTACCACGCGTGGTTCGGCGCTGTTTGTAGACGGTCGCTATACCCTGCAGGCGGAGCAACAGATCGCTGAACAGCCACTGGCGCTGGAAAACCTGTCGCCACCGGACATTGCCAACTGGCTGTGCGACACGCTGAACGAAGGGGACACACTGGGATTCGATCCGCGGCTGCATACCGAGCCCGGCCTCGCCCCACTGAAAAAGAGACTCCAGGAGTGCGGCATCGCCCTGCAGCCGACGGAAAACAATCTCGTCGACAGCCTGTGGATAGATCGCCCGGAAACACCAGCGGGCGCCGCGCGGCCGCACCCGATGTGTTTCACCGGTGAAGACGCCACCAGTAAACGCCAGCGCATCGCGCAGTTGATAGCGGCCAAAAATCAGGATGCCCTGTGGCTGCCCAATCCCGAGGTGTGTGCGTGGCTGTTCAATATCCGCGGTGACGATATCCCTCACCTGCCCGTTGCCCTCTCCATGGGGGCTCTCTACAGTGACGGCAGTGCCACGCTCTACCTGGCGGACAACGCGATCAGCGACACATTGCGTCAGCACCTGGGTGCCGAAGTGGAGCTGGTGACGGAGAAATCCGACCTGTTCAAGGCGGCCGAGCGTCGCCACCTGCAACAGGTGTGGACGGACCCGTCACTCACCAATTGCTGGACGCTGCAGGCGTTGAGAAATCTCGAGATCAAACTTTTACTCGAACGGGATCCGATCACCAGTGCCAAGGCGTGCAAAAACAGCGTCGAGCTGGAAGGCAGCCGTGCCGCCCATATCCGCGATGGCGCCGCCCTGTGCGAGTTTCTGGCAGAGCTGCCGGAAGCCGTGAAAGGTACAAAGTTCGGCGAGCTGGAAGCGGTACAACTGCTGCGCAGCAAGCGGGAACAACGAGAGGGATTTACTGACGACAGCTTCGATTCCATTTCCGGGTACCGCGGCAATGGCGCTATCGTGCACTATCGGGTAACACCGGAATCCAGCCTAAGCATGGCGCCGGAGGGAATCTACCTGATCGACTCCGGCGGCCAGTATCCGGACGGCACCACGGATGTCACCCGCACTGTCGCCCTGGGCCCCGTTCCCAGCCAGGCGCGCGATCACTTCACCCGGGTACTGAAAGGCCATATCGCCATTGCCACCCTCAAGTTCCCGGTCGGCACCTGCGGGGAGCAGATTGATGCCCTCGCGCGCCGCGCCCTGTGGGACGCCGGACTGGATTATGCCCACGGCACCGGACACGGTGTAGGGAGCTTTCTGAGTGTGCATGAGGGCCCGCAGCGAATCGGCAAGGCGAACACCAATGTCGCGCTAGAAGCGGGCATGATCGTTTCCAACGAACCGGGCTTTTACCTGACCGGCGAATACGGTATTCGTATCGAAAACCTGATTCTTGCCAAGCAGGCAGAAAATTACCCCGGCTTTCTCGAGTTTGAAACACTCACGCTGGCGCCCATTGACCGCCAGCTGGTAGAACCACTATTACTGTCCGACAGCGAGCTTGGGTGGCTGAACGACTATCACCAGAAAGTCCGGGAAACACTGCTGCCACTGGTCAACGAACCGACCCGCGAATGGCTGCAACACGCTACGCTGCCGATCGCGGCAGAATAGTTAAAAACTAAAGCAAAAAGAATGAGTGATCGAAGGGGCAGCTATTACCTGCCCGCTTCGGAAATCTGCGGTTGCGCCCGTACAGCGTCGAAAAACGGTATCAGCTGCTCCAGCACCAGCCGACTCACCGCCGGCTCAAGCGCGTGCCCCATATCACGAATGGCCACAAAGTGTGCATCAGGGATTTTTTGTGCCGTATCGCGGCCATGCGCAATAGGTAATAACGGATCAGCATCACCGTGAATAACCAGCACAGGCAACTGCAACTTGTTCAGTAACGGGGAGCGATCCCCGCTGGCGAGTATCGCCAGAAACTGACGTACGGTACCTGGCGGGTAAGTTCCCCGACTCACCACGCGCTTCGCCAGCGCGCGCGCATAGGTTTCACTGAAGTATCTGGGAGAACCGATGGTGCGCGCGATCTCCACCCGCTTGTCCAACTCCCCCTCCAAGGTCAGTGACGATTCGGCGCCGGACGCCAATGCCGAGACAGCAGCCTGAGCGGGCTCCGGCAGATTTGGCGCGCCGGAACTCGACATGATGGAAGTAAGACTGCGGACACGCTGCGGATTTTCTGCGGCAAAAACCTGGGCGATCATACCGCCCATGGACGCGCCGACAATGTGGGCGCGTTGAATATTCAGCGTATCCAGCACGCCCACGGCATCCGAGGCCATGTCTGAAAGGGTATAGAAAGGCTTGGGTGTGATCCCGACTTTCTGTTTAACCAATGCCCACCAGATGGGCGGTGCTGACAGCGCATAAAATTTTTGCGACAACCCAGCATCCCGGTTATCCAGCAAAATCACCCGGTACCCCTGCTTTAAAAGGCCCCGAACCAGGGGATCACCCCAGTGCAGCATCTGCGCCCCCAGCCCCATAATCAGAAGGACCGGCTCCCCATCCGGCGGGCCCATGTCCTGATAGGCGATGGCAGTACCGTCAATGGTGGCGAAATGGATGGGATAAATATCAAACGGGCTTTCTGTCGCCCGAGCGGATACAGAAAGCACTAAAGCAATCAGCGCCGGCAACACTAACCCGCTGACCATTTTCTTACACACCATACCCATGCCAGCGTTCTCCTTTTTGCTAAACAGACCCGAACAGCTCCGGCTTTATTTCTGGCTTCTATCCGCGGCTACTTCTC
The Microbulbifer celer DNA segment above includes these coding regions:
- the prfC gene encoding peptide chain release factor 3 — its product is MAQSSSLAGISGRRTFAIISHPDAGKTTVTEKLLLFGNAIQLAGSVKGKKGPHARSDWMSMEQERGISVTSSVMQFPYKERVVNLLDTPGHEDFSEDTYRVLTAVDSALMVIDGAKGVEDRTIKLMNVCRLRTTPILSFINKLDRDIRDPIEVMDEIEEVLNIQAAPINWPLGSGQHFKGVYNLYTDTIHVFKQGQGHTIPEDVQIKGLDSDEATELLGEEAEEIRDEIELVRGATHEFDLEAYRAGELTPVFFGTALGNFGVREMLDGFVEWAPGPQPRATNERTVQPDEDKFSGFVFKIQANMDPKHRDRIAFMRVCSGTYGRGMKMKHVRIGKDIKIADAVTFMAGDRTHVEEAIAGDIIGLHNHGTIQIGDTFTEGEALKFTGIPNFAPELFRRIRLKDPLKLKQLQKGLQQLSEEGSTQVFFPLDNNDIIVGAVGVLQFEVVAYRLKDEYKVEAIYENVSVNTARWVDSESAKELENFKRKASTHLAVDGSGHLTYLAPTRVNLQLAEERYPDVRFYATREH
- the tpx gene encoding thiol peroxidase — encoded protein: MAKVTMKGNPVETVGQLPAVGSKAPAFTLVQGDLSDLTLEDLAGKRIVLNIFPSVDTGTCATSVRTFNEKAASLDNAVVVCVSADLPFAMTRFCGAEGIENVKLGSVFRSDFGSDYGVTFKSGPLTGLLSRAVVVIDANGKVAYTEQVAEITEEPDYEAALAAL
- a CDS encoding lysophospholipid acyltransferase family protein, which produces MASNRKPTIPAQLPDEMPRAGNGFTGGIGLLIVKLLGWRLEGEFPPEKKLMVALAPHTSNWDFVVAMPFIMALKLKASWLMKREAFFFPFKNLFKWLGGIPTDRAAAGGMAKQVASQFRQNEKMWVAITPEGTRQKTARWKNGFLRIAYAANVPVLLVAWDFPTKRVVVDSLYRPTGKLDVDMQEIQKRFHKYQGRNPENQTDFVDVP
- a CDS encoding TSUP family transporter produces the protein MTAFTGELTSLTLVILTAVAFAAGFISSIAGAGGMITLPALLWAGIPPLDALGTNKFQSVFGTLSSTLNFFRKGHLDFRPLWPGLLAAAIGSAVGTWSVTRLGGEQLRTLLPILLIAIALYFAFSPSISDLDRKPRMGNGSFNVFIGGGIGLYGGFFGPGMGSFYALAFAALLGYNMRRATAHTKPLVLATNTTSMLLFMAGGHLLWGLAICMSVAQFVGARLGSNLVIARGVGLVRPVIIVATLLVAVKLLLEA
- a CDS encoding aminopeptidase P family protein, with product MSEASIRALQDLLGQHGLQGFLIPRCDEYQNEYVPAADERLAWLTGFTGSAGLAAITTRGSALFVDGRYTLQAEQQIAEQPLALENLSPPDIANWLCDTLNEGDTLGFDPRLHTEPGLAPLKKRLQECGIALQPTENNLVDSLWIDRPETPAGAARPHPMCFTGEDATSKRQRIAQLIAAKNQDALWLPNPEVCAWLFNIRGDDIPHLPVALSMGALYSDGSATLYLADNAISDTLRQHLGAEVELVTEKSDLFKAAERRHLQQVWTDPSLTNCWTLQALRNLEIKLLLERDPITSAKACKNSVELEGSRAAHIRDGAALCEFLAELPEAVKGTKFGELEAVQLLRSKREQREGFTDDSFDSISGYRGNGAIVHYRVTPESSLSMAPEGIYLIDSGGQYPDGTTDVTRTVALGPVPSQARDHFTRVLKGHIAIATLKFPVGTCGEQIDALARRALWDAGLDYAHGTGHGVGSFLSVHEGPQRIGKANTNVALEAGMIVSNEPGFYLTGEYGIRIENLILAKQAENYPGFLEFETLTLAPIDRQLVEPLLLSDSELGWLNDYHQKVRETLLPLVNEPTREWLQHATLPIAAE
- a CDS encoding alpha/beta fold hydrolase, which encodes MGMVCKKMVSGLVLPALIALVLSVSARATESPFDIYPIHFATIDGTAIAYQDMGPPDGEPVLLIMGLGAQMLHWGDPLVRGLLKQGYRVILLDNRDAGLSQKFYALSAPPIWWALVKQKVGITPKPFYTLSDMASDAVGVLDTLNIQRAHIVGASMGGMIAQVFAAENPQRVRSLTSIMSSSGAPNLPEPAQAAVSALASGAESSLTLEGELDKRVEIARTIGSPRYFSETYARALAKRVVSRGTYPPGTVRQFLAILASGDRSPLLNKLQLPVLVIHGDADPLLPIAHGRDTAQKIPDAHFVAIRDMGHALEPAVSRLVLEQLIPFFDAVRAQPQISEAGR
- a CDS encoding TonB-dependent receptor domain-containing protein codes for the protein MMMQRFYWQGISAAVAMAVAGVQAQELDRQESVQDDAQMETVVVTATGFEQKITDAPASISVISQDEIQSRPFTTLLDAVKYQEGVDIGSTRDKTGQGSISMRGLTGDYTLVLIDGKRQNNHGDIYPNNFGGNQFNHIPPQDAIERIEVIRGPASTLYGADALGGVINVITKRHSDEWSGGASFGRSLQTNENFGDDLTTDFDVIGPLVPGVLSLGVHGSVYERLASNPEFQPAVDPNGDVHVRSMGFGSGGRTVDNTSEQYGLSLSWTVSDSQFVRFNYDTSEQVYDNTPTFDVNTGEINYPLGTKDNIESVWATRGGQVNPRTGYAADQMFTRDWWSLSHEGDWGFASSSLSLSYVDTHNAGRTLPFTVAERLELQAMYDGSGEYAGMSEEARKALAEETFLPRPSRTLASNQYTLDARMDIPLSGFAGDHALVVGGQLIDGELQDDVFGMEDNAAGGVQDHQMYSLFVEDNWTPVGGMTVTAGVRYDNHDQFGSQVSPRLYSVYSLTDNWTVKGGVSTGYKTPLTTDLYDGITGFGGQGTSPFAGNPDLEPETSVNSELAVYWTAPSGLHNFNATYFQTDFKDKIARGDTILSCESTGGARPCVNLGEYDALGYQTYSQKINVDEVEVSGVELAGQVSLSPSWSLRGNYTWIDSEQKSGAQAGQPLTNTAEHMANATLDWQATADLDVYLQAELRSDRYRDWDNVLDKPLYFENYEVLNLGARLRINEYVSVNGRINNLLDEDFTSYSTSYTDLNGDGVYDYVTGRGAVSEVVFTDDYNVKDKARSFWVGVNVSF
- a CDS encoding M20/M25/M40 family metallo-hydrolase, with the protein product MLKPVLRFTGGIAAAVLMASVHAVPLDKEDLSVAEVLRERALESSDAYSLVESLTVEVGPRRAGTEGDKRAVAWAQQKMKKLGFDRVYTEQIDVKRWARGHAHAEVTAPYPQPLVVSSLGYGAATPKGGLTAEIVEFADVEALINAPEKKIKGKIAFINKRMERARTGEGYGPAVQGRSRGMRAAAEKGAAALLLRSVGTDSDRFAHTGMMSIDGVENPVPALALSAPDANLLEAMLERGKPVEVKLDVENQRLADGPSFNVVGEVVGREKPEEVVLIGAHLDSWDEGTGALDDGAGVAIVMETARLISELPQRPRRTLRVVLFGAEEIGLVGARQYVDAHKDDLDKIIMVSESDFGAGKVWRFDTRIPESKFAIADQMMQLLAPLGIERGNNESSGGPDSSVFVANGVPAMGLYQDGTDYFDYHHTPNDTLDKVDPENLKQNVAAWVVMSFLAAEMEGDFGRVPAEH